CGGCACCCTAACTTCAAGACCCGATGCCATGCTCATCCTATCCATCCTATCAAGAAGCATGGAAAGAAATCTCGTCTGGTTTAGATAAAATATCTCTCTCATGCGAGAAGATGCTTTATCTTCTCCTGAAAGCTTAGGTACTTCCCTTAATGCTTCATTATACCGATCGTTTAAGTACTCTGTTGGACGGATCTTTTTTACAACATCTTTAGATAAAAGATTCATTCTTTTTTCAACCATTCTTATCCATGGAAAAGTGCCTGACTCGATGGCAGCTTTATTTCTAAACCATGGATAGCCTCCAAACACCTCATCAGCACCTTCACCTGACAGCGCAACTTTTACATCCTTTTTGACTTCTCTCAAAAATAAGTACAAAGAAGAATCAACATCAGCCATTCCCGGCAAATCGCGGGCATAAAGAGCAGGCAACAGAGCATCTGCCAGTTCTTCATTATCTACATAGACATAATTATGAGCCGTATCTATTTCTTTTGAAACAGTTTCAACTAAATCTGAATCGCTGTTTGGCTGAAATTGATTTGGTTTAAAGTATTTATCGTTTCCGATGTAATCTACTGAATATGTTATAAGCTTGCTGCCTAATTTTTTTAACTTTTCATTGGCAAAAGCAGAAACCGCAGTAGAGTCTAATCCACCAGAAAGCAGCGAGCACAGCGGTACATCCGAAACAAGCTGACGCTTTGAGGCATCGTCCAAAAGATACCGAATCTTTTCCATCGTAGTTTTAATGTCATCTTCATGGTCTTTACTTACCAATGACCAGTATCTTTCAATTTTTATTCCGTCTTTGCTAAACGTAAGAGAATGGCCCGGCTTTAACTCATATATATCACGAAAAACGCCAATCCCCGGCGTCCTGGTAGGACCCATGACAAAAATCTCTGCAAGTCCTTCTTCATCCACTTCAGCCTGAACGTATGGATGTGCTAAAATCGCTTTAATTTCCGAGCCGAAAATGAGAGAACCATTCTTATAAGTATAAAAAAGAGGTTTGACACCTATCCTATCCCTTGAAAGAAAAAGTTTATTCTCGTAACCATCCCATACCGCAAATGCGTATATGCCATTTAACTTGTGGACACAATCGCTGCCCCATTCGATATATGAAGTCAACAAGACCTCTGTATCTGAATGACCATTGAATTTGTAACCTAACGACCTAAGCTCATCTCTTATTTCCTCCGTATTGTACAACTCTCCATTGTATATTATCACGTACTTTCTCTCGCCAAACTCCTTAATCATCGGCTGCTCTCCACCCTCAGGGTCAATGACTATAAGCCTTGTCTGTGCAAAACCACAATGAGTCGAAAACCATGTACCCCAGCTATCAGGGCCTCTATTCCTAAGTCTTTCTCCCATTGCAACTACTATGTTTTTCCTATTTATCACTTCTTCATCAAAGCTTACCCATCCTGCTATTCCGCACATCGTATCAGCCCCTTTCGAAATAATAATAAGGGTAGCTATATTGATTGATATTGAATTTCATCTGTTTGTAGTATATGTAGAAAGGGTAAAAATGTGAAAATTCTTGGTGATACTTACCTTACCAAAGCATTTGTAGTCATGCAGTTAATTAAACTTTTAAAATTTTTATAAAAGATATCAAATTTTTGTTAATATTTAAAAGGCTTCTACAATTTCTCTTTCGTGTAGAAGCCTTTGTAAAATGTTTTTGCCTGTATAAAATGATATAGATTTGCTTATTACGCTCTAAAAAGGGCCCATTCCTGCTTAAACATCACAGCAGCTAAGTATACACTAATACTTATATATACTAATGATGAAACTATGAATATTCCTATGTGTGCCATACTAACAATCCCATAAAGCAAATCTTTAAAAATTGAAATAGTCCCAAATACAGGTAGTGCAAAGTAAAACGCGGGAATTTCATTAGGCATTTTATACATGACCATATATGCAGGAATTATCGCAATAAACACTAATGGTGAAATATATGACTGGCCTTCTTTAAAAGATTTTGCGTATGCACTTAAAGCAAGTTCTAAAGCTGCAAATATTGATGCTGTAAAAAAGGCAGCCACGAACATGACAATTATTGCTGTCGTGCCCATTTTAAAATCGGCATTTAAAGATACCATATCTTTATTAAAAACAAAAGATACAAATAACCCTGAAAGTGAAGCAACAGCACTGAGAAGCGCCATGGCTGTTACAGCTAAGTATTTGCCTGCCATTATAGAAAGTCTTGACGCAGAAGTCGTAAGCAAAGGTTCCAGAGTCCCTCTTTCTTTCTCGCCAGCAGCCAAATCAACGGCAGCTCCTATCCCCCCTGTCGCTGTCCATAAAGTCAAAAGCATTGGCACAATGAATGATAAAAAAGACCCTGCCATTTTGCTCTGTGAAGCTACGTTTTCTGTCTTTACCACAATTGGCTCAATTATCTTAGGGTCTATTCCATTTGCTATAAGTCTTTGTTTTACGATGATGTTTGAATATTCCCTTATAAATCCTTCAATCATGCTTTCTGCATTGGCAGATTTAACATTCGACTTGTCGACCTGTATTATTAAATTGGTGTTCTTGCCCTCTCCTATATTTTTATCAAAATCAGAAGGTATAATGACAATCGTTCGTATATCACCTTTCTCAAGACTTTCTTTAGGATTTTGTAGATCTGTTATTACATTTATTCCTGTAGATTTTAAATAATTTACGAATCTTTGATTATCACCTTCATCTATAACAGCTATTTTAGTATCGCTTACTTTTTGCTGAGATATGCTTTCTGCTCCACCTATAACTATATACATCATTATAGGAATAAACAAGGCAGGAAGAAGAATTGTAACTATCCATGTCTTTTTATCTCTAAAAATATCTTTTAGCTCTTTTTTTAAAACTATGAAAATATGTTTAAACTTCAACTTTATCACCTACCAATTCCATAAATAATTCTTCAAGATTATCTGTTTTATATTTCTCCTTTAAATCTCCAATAGTCCCTTCCTCTATAAGTTTTCCTTTGTGTATTATACCTATCTTGTCACAAAGCTTTTCTACCTCTGACATACTGTGACTTGAAAAAATAATTGTCTTTCCTTCTTCTTTACAAAGCCTTATAAAATCGTGCACTTCTCGTACCGAACCTACATCCAATCCTGATGTTGGCTCATCAAAAAGCATCACCTTGGGATCGTGTATTATTGACCTTACAATCGCCACTTTCTGTTTCATTCCTTTTGAAAGTTTGCTTGCTGCTTTATCAATAAATCCTGTCATATCAAATTTGCGTATTAACATATCAATTTTTTTATTTATCTCTTTTTTATCCATATCGTGAAGCTCTGCAAAATAAAGTATATTTTCTCTTGCAGTAAGCCTGTCATATAAACCGCTTTCTCCCCCAAAAAGTATCCCTACTTCTTTTCTTATATCTTCTGGTTCTTTTATCAAGTTTTTTCCATTTATAATGACTGTTCCACTTGTAGGCTTAAGCATCGTAGCAAGCATCCTTAAAGTAGTGGTTTTTCCTGCACCATTTTCACCCAAAAGCCCGTATATTTCTCCTTCTTCGACTTTAAAGCTTAAATTATCTACTGCTTTAATGTTTTTAAACATTTTAGTTAAACCATAGACTTCTATCAAAATCTACACCTCCAATTTATTAATTCCATAAATTAAGCTGTTCCAAAATATAATACAGCATTTTTTCTTTTCTTGTTACAACTTGCGCCTCCACTATCATTCCGACTTTAATGCTCCCTTTCTCACCACTATGGCTGTACATAGTTTTATTGTTAATAGTTGCTTCTGCATCATAATAATTTATGCCGCTTTGCTGGTCAGTTCGTGAATCTAATCCAACTTTTGTAATTTTACCTGTTAAATCACCATATTCCTGATAAGGCAAAGCTAAAACATGATATTTTATGTTTTGCCCCACTTTTATATTTGCAATATCTTTATTAGAAATATAAAGCTGAACTTTATATTCAGGTTTATCTGGTATAATTTTAACTGTTTCCGTACCGCTTTGTAACAAATCTCCTTTATTTATATTCATAATCATGTTAACTGTACCGTCTGTAGGAGCTTTTACTATATAGTCCTCAATATTAAGATTTATATTATTAATATCACCTTTTAATTTCTGAATCTCATTCTCATCAGCTTCAATATTGTCATCTATCTGAGATATTGTATCAAACGTAAATTTTTCAACATTTATGCTACCAGTATTAGCTTGAAGTTCTTTAAGTTTAGTCTCATTTTGTTCTATATTTGCTTTAAGGTTAAGCATATATTGATTTTGATAACTTAAGAGTTCCTCTTTAGCACTATTTATGGCATTTTTTTCATCATCTGCCTGCTGTGATGCGTTATCTTGTAACTCATTAATTTTATCTTGCCTTTGCTTTATATTTAACTGATAGTCTAAAAACTGATTATAATAGGAACTATCAGGTGAAAGATAATTTGAATTATCGTTAATAGATTTTTGCAGAAGCTTTAAGTTATTTATTGTATTTTCAACACTCTGTATTTCTGCTTGAATGCCTTGCAATTGGTTTATCTTTTCCTCATTCTGTTCAATATTTGCTTTAATATTCATAATATATTGGTTCTTATAAATTTCAAGATCTTGCTGGGCAGCGTTTAGAGCTGTTCTTGCGTCGTCAACCTGCGTCGGCAAAGCATCTTGGTTTTGAGATATAATATTATACGCATTCTGCAATTGATTAATTTTATATTGATATTGCTGAACATTCATCTGGTAATCCAAAAATTGATAATAATATAGACTATTCGTTGGCAAATAGTTTTTATTATCATTAATTGATTGTATAAGGAGATTTAAATTATTGATTGTATTTTGCAAATCTTTTGTTTGAACATATTCACCATTTAATTGATCTAATTGTGCCTTATTTTGTTCTATATTAGTTTTAAGATTTAAATTATATTGATTTAGATAATTTTGAAGATCTTGCTGTGCATCAAAAATTGTACGTTCAGCATTTGTAATTTCTCTATCTTGTTCAGTTTGTAATTGTTGAATTTTTTCCTGCTTTTGATTTATATTCATCTGATAATCAACAAATTGGTTATAGTACGAACTATCACTATTCAAATTATTTACATTTTGATTTATTGCTTGTTCTAAAAGTTTCAAGTTATTTATGGTATCTTTTATATCCTGAGATTGTATGTTAACAGCATAAACTTGATTTTCAATTGATTTTCTATCTATATAAAATGCCATATATTTGTAATAATAATATTCTTCTTCAGAATTTTTATCAAAATAATTTTTACCATCTAATATACTTTTTTTTAGTTTTTTCAAATTTTCAACTTCATTTTCTGTTTTTTTAAGTTGATCCTCCAGTATGGATTTTTGTAAGTCCAAGACCTTATGGTCAATTGTATATAAAATATCCCCTTGTTTTACGACTTGTCCATCTTTAACATATATCTCTTGAACATTGCCAGTTACCTTGTTCAATATGTTTGTCTCATATTCATATGGTCTTATAACACCATTAGCCTTTACTACAATTTCTTTCTCACTAAAATATGACCATATTAATGCAGATATTATGATTGATAAAAAAATATATACAGTTATACTTGCTACAGGGTACGGTCTTGATTCTAAAATTTCCCTACTGTCAGTCAATTCATTTATACTTTGTATCATGCTTCTCAAGGAAGTCACGCTCCTATCAATTCAGCCGATGACATTTCATTCTCTATTACATATTGTGTGGGTATTTGATCTTTCCACAGTTCGTAATACATACCTTTAAACTTCATTAATTCTTCATGTGTACCGCTTTCTATAATTTTCCCTTTATCAACAACATATATTGTATCGCACTTCATTATTGTGCTTAATCTATGTGCAATAATTATCACTGTTACATTCTTCGTAAATTCATAAATCATCTCGTGTATTGCTTTTTCTGTAGTAGTATCAAGATTGCTTGTCGCTTCGTCCATTATAAATATATCAGGCTTTTTAAGAAGTGCCCTGGCTATTGCAATCCTCTGCTTCTGTCCTCCAGATAAGTTTGAACCATTTTCTTCAATTACAGTATCATATCTTAATGGCAAATTATTAATAAAATCATGTATTTGCGCTTTTTTACATGCCTCAACTATGTCTTCAAAGTCGACATTATCTATGCCCAATGAAAGATTTTCTTTAATAGTACCATTAAATAGAAACGTATTTTGCGAGATATACGCTATTCTCTCTCTCAATACTTCTAAATTTATGTCCCTAATATTATATCCATTTATCAATATTTCGCCTTTTTCGCAATGATAAAAATTCATTAAAAGCTTTACTAAAGTTGTCTTACCTGAACCACTTTCGCCAACAAGTGCTATTTTCTTACCAGAAGGAATATAAAGATTTATGTCGTCTAATATTAATTGCCTTGTACCATATCTAAAGCTAACATTTTTAAATTCAATATTGCCTTTTAACGATGCCGGGTTTATTTTTTTATCTTCATCTTTGCTTTTTTCAATTTCAATGTCCAATATTTCTCCTAGCCTATCAGCAGCTACAATAGCTGTTTGCATTTGAGGTTGAAGATTTATAAGATTTTCAATGGGATCTAAAAAATATGTAAGAAGTGCATTAAATGTCATAAGCTGACCTATTGTCAATCTGCCATGTATAACTTCATTTCCGCCAACCCATAAAAGTACAACACCAAAAACAGCTTTTATACCGCCTTCCAAAGAAGACTGAAAATTGCTCATCCATCCATTTTTAAAGAGACTTTTCATTAATTTTATAAATTTCTTTTCAGTCTCTAAGTTCACTTTCGCTTCTGCATTAAAAGCCTTTACAGTTTCGATCCCATTTAATGATTCTACAAGATACGATGTCAGCTTTGCATTATTTTCCATCGTCACTCTGTTTATATTTTTAAGAGGTTTATTAAAAGACCATACAATGATAGCATATAAAACTACGGGAATTATAGTTATACCAAATAACATATGATTCTGGCTGTATAAAATAGCAGCACCTGCAATGGCCATTAACGTATCAATCATTACCGTCAATGTGGCTCCTGATATAGCATCCCTTATTTTTGAAGCATCATTGAATCTTGATATTATCTCTCCCACTTCTCTTGTATCAAAAAAATTCATAGGAAGTTCAATAACATGGTTGTAATATCCCAGCATTAATGGTATATCTATATTTTGGCTTAAGTATATAAGCAACTGTGTTCTAAATGCATTTAAAAGAACTTTAAAAATATACAAAATGATAATTCCTATTGAAAGCATGTTTAAAGTACTAGTCAAATTATTTGGAAGTATTGAATCCATCAAAAATTTAAAATAAAATGAGCTTAGTATCCCTAATATTGTAAATAACAATGATGCAAAAAATATATTTACTATCAATCTCTTCTGCGGTTTCAGTAGAACAAAAAATCTCGAAAATAATCCCTGTGTTTCATCGCCTTTTCTAAATTTAACTGTCGGCACCATCAAAACTAATACGCCTGTCCATATTTTAAAAAATTCCTGAGGAGTATATTTTACAACTCCTTTTGCAGGATCTGCAATAATCAATTCTTTTTTAGTTATTTTATGTATTACAACATAATGAAGAAGCTTTCCGTCAACAATTACATGAGCTATAGCAGGCAGTGGAAATTCGCCAAAAATATCTTCAGGTTTATTCGCCTTAACTCCTTTTGCCGTAAAGCCAAGCCTTTCAGCTGCTTTTATCAGACCATATACACTTGTCCCTTGTTTATCCGTTCCTGCAGCTTCTCGTATTTTTGATATAGGTATTTTAAGTCCATATTGCTTTGATATTGTTGCAAGACATGCAGCACCACAGTCTTTTATATCGTGTTGTTTTATGCACATGTAGCGCTTAAATATGTTCATTAACTATCACCTTTAATTTAAATGTATTTATAATCATATTAAACAATCCTCTCTCCATCGTTAAAATTAAATCTAATTTTCTATTTTTTATATCTTTTGCTAATAAAAATATAAATAATCGCCGATAAACAACCTACTACAAATGGTATAATAAGTTTCAAAAGAAACACCCCCTTAAAATTTTAATACCAAAAATACTCTCTAAGGCAAAAACTTTATTGTTCAAAGTTAGCTAGCTTACTTCTAATTTTATCTGATACATTTCGTAAATGTTTTATACGATTGTCAATTGATGGATGGTCTTGAAATTTTTCTCTTAATTTGCTTAATTTAATCATATTATTATTTAACTTTGCAAGCTTTAATAAAGCAGAAATATAAGTATTTACATCAATTCCACTTTTAATCACATACTCATCCGCAGAATATTCTTGAAAGCGAATAATTATAAGACTCAAATAAATACATAACCAGAATACTAAGATAAATACAGTAATTCCAATTGGTATTGGTATATTAATATGTCTGTAAACTTCTAAATAATCCAATATATTACCAGTAGGATATAGAAATAAATAATACACAGAGATTATTAATAATATTCTTTTTAAAAGATGGCGCTTTTTCCAGTGTCCAATTTCATGTGCAATTACAGCTTTAAGTTCGTCAACTGATAAATTTTTTATTAAATAATCTGTGATAAACAGATATCGTCCACCAATACCAGCTACTAATGCATTTGCTTCTTTAGTTTTTACAGTAGGCCATTCATATATTTTTAAACTATGTATATCATATTTAGACAAAAAATCTATTAATATCTTCTTTAATTCAGTATCTCTTAATGGCTTTGCTTTTATTAAAAACCTTATTATATGAGGATATAAAATATTTATAAGTAAAATAATAATTACAAATATAACATATTGTAACAATCCTTCTATATTATACTTATCTATCAAGTTAATTCTGAAAAAAGCAATTATAAAATATGGAATAAATATTGTTAATAAATAACTTATCACTCTTTTTAAATCATCCCAATAACTTAGCTGAAGGTTCCTCAATTTTTTATATGTGTTATGTGAAATAATTTGATTTAATATTGCTAAGAAAAATATAAATCCCCAAACAACAATATTTGATAAAATCATACTTTTGGGAATATTTATATAATGCATTATTTTTCCTATAGCAAATGCAAGTGCAAACAATGATATTACCATTACTAACCATTGATAATATTCTTGCATAATTATAAATTTATCTAAAACATATTCTATAGATAAATTTTTATTATTATACATACTTAATATTTTTTTATTTATAAATATGCTTATTGCTATATTAATTAAAATTGTAATACATATTATAATAATATAATTTATCATAATTCACATCTCCAATCTCATTTTTATAATTATCGTGGTGAAGCAAAATAACTTCACCACGATAATTATGCAATTACACATTTACCACCATCCAGTGGTAATGTAAACTACAGCTCCACCTAATCCTCCAACTATTGCACCTCCAACTGCACCTGAAACTGTACCGATAACTGGTAAGGTCATACTTCCTCCAAAAGCTCCTGTTATTCCACCTCCAACAGCTCCAGCAAGTGTAGTTCTACTAAATTCTTTCCATGACCAGGCTCCACCGTCAATCATCATCAAGTCATCTTCTGTCAATTCCATAAATCCATTCATTGGTAATACTGCTTCCATTCTTTCTCCCTCCTCTCCTTTTTGACTACAACCGCGCGATTTTCATCTATGTTTTTAAAAATACCATGGTAAATCTTTTTACAAAATAAGTATTAGAAATAATGAACAGCACTGATGACTTAGAAATTATGACCATTCTGTATGTTTAGGTAAAGTTTACTCGACTGATAATTCTTCTATTGATAGACACGTTCAACCTTTAAAAAACTTTATTTTCATCTGTTTTTTTTGAATTATCTCCCGTTTTCTCAATTTATCTTAATTTTACATTAATCGTCTTTATTATTTGTTTTAAGTGCAAATTCTCCTTCTTTTAAGTTTTAAAAATCATACAATTACATACTGACTATATATCCATATACTGTCCTTTTCACGTTTTCTTTATTTTCTTTATAATAATACAAAGCTGTTCATTTTTTCAATGTCCGAAAGTATACTATTTTTGATTTTTTTAATAAATTTTTCTGCAAAAAGTATACTTTCGTATAATAATAATTGCCATAAATTAAAAATATCTTCCGATTTATTTGCCTTAACTCCTTTTGCCGTAAACACAAGCTTTTCAACCGCTTTTATCAAGCCATATACGAACTTGTCCCTTGTTTATCCGTTCCTGCCGCTTCTCGTATTTTCGATATAGGTATTTTAAGTCCATATTGCTTTGATATTATTGCAATACATGCCGCACCACAATCTTTTATGTCATGCTGTTTTATGCATATGTAGCGCTTAAATAAATTCATAATGTCTCCTCACCCTTTACTTTTAGGCTTATTTTATTCTTATTTAGTATATTGTACTTATTATCAACGCCTCATTATTCTAATTACAGCTATAATAATAGCAAATATTCCAAACCCTACAAATAATATAACGCTTGTCATATTTATGTAAAACGGAAGAATTGTAAATCTGTTAACAAATCTCATTAAAGATACAGCAAATAAAGCAAGTATACCGTAATATTCAAGCCTGACCTTCCGTTCATTTTTCATTCTTATCGCATTATAATTTATCAGATACAAAAATATAACAATTATAATCACAAAAACATTAGAAAAAATATCATAATTTTTTCTACTAATAATTGTTTGAAGGATCATAAGAACATTCAATAAAGTTGTAGATATTGAAATTATTAAAGGAAAATAAATTCCTCCAAATTTATTCACATTTTCCACTCCCTACTTATTAAAAATTAAAGTTTTAATCATATAAGATATTGAGTATACCCATCACAAACATATTTTTTGTGATGGGTATACAATCATTATAAATTCAATTACTATTTTGTTGCAAAACCATACCCTATATATGCACCCGAAATTGCACTTAGTGTCCAATATGTTATAGCTACACCCCAACCAATTGGTTCACTCATAGCAGCAACTGCCAATGTTGCACCTAAAAATGTAGCGGTTCCTGCAAAAACTCTATCCAAATTAACTCCGCCGTCAATCATCATCAAGTCCTCTTCCATCAATTCCATAAACCCATTCATTGGCATTACAGCTTCCACCTCTTCTCCTCCTTTCCTTTTTGACTACAATCGCGCGATTTTCATCTATGTTTTTAAAAATACCATGGTAAATCTTTTTACAAAATAAGTATTAGAAATAATGAACAGCACTGATGACTTAGAAATTATGACCATTCTGTATGTTTAGGTAAAGTTTTCTCGACTGATAATTCTTCTATTGATAGACACGTTCAACCTTTAAAAAACTTTATTTTCATCTGTTTTTTTTGAATTATCTCCCGTTTTCTCAATTTATCTTAATTTTACATTAATCGTCTTTATTATTTGTTTTAAGTGCAAATTCTCCTTCTTTTAAGTTTTAAAAATCATACAATTACATACTGACTATATATCCATATACTGTCCTTTTCACGTTTTCTTTATTTTCTTTATAATAATACAAAGCTGTTCATTTTTTCAATGTCCGAAAGTATACTATTTTTGATTTTTTTAATAAATTTTTCTGCAAAAAGTATACTTTCGTATAATAATAATTGCCATAAATTAAAAATATCTTCCGATTTATTTGCCTTAACTCCTTTTGCCGTAAACACAAGCTTTTCAACCGCTTTTATCAAGCCATATACGAACTTGTCCCTTGTTTATCCGTTCCTGCCGCTTCTCGTATTTTCGATATAGGTATTTTAAGTCCATATTGCTTTGATATTATTGCAATACATGCCGCACCACAATCTTTTATGTCATGCTGTTTTATGCATACATAGCGCTTAAATATGTTCATAATATTCACCTTTTATCGAGTGTTTAATCTTGTTTTTTGTTATAAAATCATAAAAGAAAAATAAGCATTTCTGTCGAATATACATAACCTTTTTGTAATGTATTTATTGTGTTAAATTTTTCGTATCCACAATTACATACCAGCATTATATCATTTATAATCTTTTGGTCTAAATTTTTCCTTATATGAATTTTTTAAATTCAAAATAAAATAAAATAATAACAATATCAACGGAATTAAAACAATAATGAATACAATAAAGTTAAACCTAATTATATAATAAAAAAAGTCTATTATTGAAACATAAAAATTAATCAGCAATGATATTAAAATTAATTTGCTATATGTTTTTATATAGAATATATATGCAATAAAATTAAAGATAAATACGGCAAGTGCCAATGATTGCTGAATTGTTATCAAAAGTAACAGAGCAGTTATTATAAATATAATTGTTATTGTATTTTTTTTTGATAAAGTATTATTTAGAAAATTATTTAGGAAATTTCTATATTTATAAAACAACGGAAGTTCACCTCTTTTTTAACATATATAACTAAAATCTTCCCACATAAATAAATTAATTCTATTTCTTGAAAACTTAATACTTTGCCAAAAAAAGTATAGTAATTTACACAATTATGCACTTTAGAAAGGCTTTCCTTAAGTTTTTTGGAATCGTAGCCATAAAAGCATTAAATAATTGACCCAGATGCTCCGAAATTAACGATAGTTTATTTGCTATTGTATCTAAGAATACTATTCATAACATGAGCCTCCAGTTGGTTTGTTTTTTGGATAATTCAATTATACAAAATGGAGGTCTCATGCTATTTTATAACCAAACAATATTGAATTATCAGAGTACAGAGCTACTTTTAAGTGCGAAGTTTTAGTATTTAACTTTAAAATTATGCACTTAAAACATAAACTCAACCACCACCTGCTAAAGCAGGTGGGTTGGATATGCCGCTTAAGCAGCTTAAAACTCGCCTAAAGTAAAATTATCATTCTTTTGATTTTCTTCTATGTCTTGATTTTGTATATACTCTATTATCACTTCATCTGTTACATTACCACTACTTGCTGCAAAATATCCTCGTGCCCATAAATGTTGTCCCCAGAATTGTTTGTTAAGCTCCTTATTTTCCATTAGTAACTTTCTTGAACTATATCCTTTTATATATTGCACTAACTTACTTACTGACATATGTGGTGGTGCTGACACTAGTATATGTATATGGTCTTTTGATACATGCCCTGATAATATTTCTACTTCGTTATTTTTACATACCATTCTTATTAGTTCTCTTGTTCTTTCTGCTATTTTTCCAACCAATACCGGTTTTCTGTATTTCGTTATCCATACTATATGATATTTTAGGTCATATGTAGCATGCGACGACTTTCTATAATTTTGCATATTTATCACCTCTAGTTTTATTTTTTACTAGAAGTGATTATTTATTTTGTTGACCTAAAGGTTTCAGCTTAAGCTGAGGGATTTAACCCCATTATACAGACATTAAAGGTACTAAGTTCACTTGAATTTATTAAAAATGGACAAAATGTAATACTTGCAGGTAATTCTGGCACAGGCAAAACGCATATAGCAATAGGACTAGGCATAAAAGCTTGTTTAGCAGGATATAGAGTACTATTTACAACAATTCCAACTTTAATAAATCAATTAAAAGAAAGTAGGTCAGAGAAAACATTACACACTTTTGAAAACAAATTTGCAAAATAT
The window above is part of the Thermoanaerobacterium sp. PSU-2 genome. Proteins encoded here:
- a CDS encoding bacteriocin-type signal sequence; the encoded protein is MPMNGFMELMEEDLMMIDGGVNLDRVFAGTATFLGATLAVAAMSEPIGWGVAITYWTLSAISGAYIGYGFATK
- a CDS encoding M48 family metalloprotease — encoded protein: MINYIIIICITILINIAISIFINKKILSMYNNKNLSIEYVLDKFIIMQEYYQWLVMVISLFALAFAIGKIMHYINIPKSMILSNIVVWGFIFFLAILNQIISHNTYKKLRNLQLSYWDDLKRVISYLLTIFIPYFIIAFFRINLIDKYNIEGLLQYVIFVIIILLINILYPHIIRFLIKAKPLRDTELKKILIDFLSKYDIHSLKIYEWPTVKTKEANALVAGIGGRYLFITDYLIKNLSVDELKAVIAHEIGHWKKRHLLKRILLIISVYYLFLYPTGNILDYLEVYRHINIPIPIGITVFILVFWLCIYLSLIIIRFQEYSADEYVIKSGIDVNTYISALLKLAKLNNNMIKLSKLREKFQDHPSIDNRIKHLRNVSDKIRSKLANFEQ
- the tnpA gene encoding IS200/IS605 family transposase, translated to MQNYRKSSHATYDLKYHIVWITKYRKPVLVGKIAERTRELIRMVCKNNEVEILSGHVSKDHIHILVSAPPHMSVSKLVQYIKGYSSRKLLMENKELNKQFWGQHLWARGYFAASSGNVTDEVIIEYIQNQDIEENQKNDNFTLGEF
- a CDS encoding Blp family class II bacteriocin, producing MEAVLPMNGFMELTEDDLMMIDGGAWSWKEFSRTTLAGAVGGGITGAFGGSMTLPVIGTVSGAVGGAIVGGLGGAVVYITTGWW
- a CDS encoding peptidase domain-containing ABC transporter → MNIFKRYMCIKQHDIKDCGAACLATISKQYGLKIPISKIREAAGTDKQGTSVYGLIKAAERLGFTAKGVKANKPEDIFGEFPLPAIAHVIVDGKLLHYVVIHKITKKELIIADPAKGVVKYTPQEFFKIWTGVLVLMVPTVKFRKGDETQGLFSRFFVLLKPQKRLIVNIFFASLLFTILGILSSFYFKFLMDSILPNNLTSTLNMLSIGIIILYIFKVLLNAFRTQLLIYLSQNIDIPLMLGYYNHVIELPMNFFDTREVGEIISRFNDASKIRDAISGATLTVMIDTLMAIAGAAILYSQNHMLFGITIIPVVLYAIIVWSFNKPLKNINRVTMENNAKLTSYLVESLNGIETVKAFNAEAKVNLETEKKFIKLMKSLFKNGWMSNFQSSLEGGIKAVFGVVLLWVGGNEVIHGRLTIGQLMTFNALLTYFLDPIENLINLQPQMQTAIVAADRLGEILDIEIEKSKDEDKKINPASLKGNIEFKNVSFRYGTRQLILDDINLYIPSGKKIALVGESGSGKTTLVKLLMNFYHCEKGEILINGYNIRDINLEVLRERIAYISQNTFLFNGTIKENLSLGIDNVDFEDIVEACKKAQIHDFINNLPLRYDTVIEENGSNLSGGQKQRIAIARALLKKPDIFIMDEATSNLDTTTEKAIHEMIYEFTKNVTVIIIAHRLSTIMKCDTIYVVDKGKIIESGTHEELMKFKGMYYELWKDQIPTQYVIENEMSSAELIGA